The following nucleotide sequence is from Cicer arietinum cultivar CDC Frontier isolate Library 1 chromosome 2, Cicar.CDCFrontier_v2.0, whole genome shotgun sequence.
AAGCCTAGAATTTACAAGAACAGTTACAAGATCTGCTTTATGCATCTCTTCTTCCTTACTAATTGTTATGtgtgaaaaattgtgtttctttcttgttcttctaaaaaaatggTACAACATATGTGACATTTTTTTCTGCATGATTTGTTATTGTTCTTCTTCTAATAGAATGCACATATTGTACTTCCCTCTAGTGTATTTCCCGATTTTCTGAGTCTAAATCCTTGCTTTGTACAACCTTTTATGCATTGCTCTCTTTATATCTGCCATTTCCTTCCTTGTTATATTCTGTtcaattatttctttaattCTGTAATCATTGTTCAGTTGAGTGGCTCCTAATAGTTGTACTTTTGGTGATGGTTTATTGCAATATGTTTCTTGTTCATTGTACTTGACATAGGTTATTAtttctttagttttttatatttttctatttatttgcaTACgtatattacttttattataatatagcCACAATGCCATATGCGATATTGTTGTGGCAGATTTTAGGCGTTGATCATAATCATCATCCATAATTGATAACATTGACCTTCAATAATGCATCACGTACGTATTGTATGATTCACGATGTTTTTGTCGGCATGTAATTGTTCAAGTCGATATGGGTCTGGTAACTTATTATTGAATACTTGATCTTAAATGCAAGTCCCCACTATATAAGACCTTATTATAACTTACTTGTTGTGTCCCTTAATCTCATTCTCATTTGGTTTCAACTGTGAGTCTTATATTCTATTTTGCTTGTATTTATTTGCTTTGGAGATTATAATCAACCTAAAATGTTGAAAACATTAACCCAATATTGAATATAAGTAGCTCCTTTCTAAACTGTTAAAACTACGTCCGTTCCTTTTTAAGTGTTGTTTAAGGTTGTTTTAGGCAAATCtagaaaatcaacaaattttgttattttttattaaattaattatgttttccGATGATACCCTCGATTGCTTGTTATCTTATTGCACCtatttctctctttttattaaataattaagagCATTATTGACCAAACAATAGTTACTGTGGCATTAAACTTTGAAAATGACAAATATATAGGAATAAAATTCTTGTGAAAAAACGACAGTGAAAAAGTAACGGAGGGAGTATTTCCTTTATTTAGGtataaattcataataacaTTTGACTTGGTTAATCAAAATTACTAATTAGATTAATCATTTCATTGTTGACTTTGCTAATACCCCCATGttcttctatttatttacacattaaaataaaatcaaaatcaatactACGTGCTTGTTTTGCAGAACAATGTGAGAAGGATAAGGAGCGTGTTCTGGTTCATTGCATGTCAGGAAAGAGCAGGTAAGATATCGCTACGGCATGCTGTAATCATGGCAGTGATAATTGAAACCAATTAGTTTGAATTAGTTTGTGATGGCTCAAACAATATTTAATTGTATATGATGTTATAGTTTTGTCTAAGTTACGTATATCCCGTGGCAGGTCCCCGGCTATTGTGATTGGCTACCTGATGAAGTCGAGAGGATGGAGACTTGCACAGAGTTTTATGTGGGTAAAGGAACGCAGAACTTCGGTTGAATTATCTGAAGGTATGTTTTTCCAGTTTTGCTTCCAATCTCAAGTTAACAAATTCCTATGGAGCCTCCATATTGCAATTTGATGGAGGTTATATTNNNNNNNNNNNNNNNNNNNNNNNNNNNNNNNNNNNNNNNNNNNNNNNNNNNNNNNNNNNNNNNNNNNNNNNNNNNNNNNNNNNNNNNNNNNNNNNNNNNNNNNNNNNNNNNNNNNNNNNNNNNNNNNNNNNNNNNNNNNNNNNNNNNNNNNNNNNNNNNNNNNNNNNNNNNNNNNNNNNNNNNNNNNNNNNNNNNNNNNNNNNNNNNNNNNNNNNNNNNNNNNNNNNNNNNNNNNNNNNNNNNNNNNNNNNNNNNNNNGAGTGTCAAAGATTGATATTTCAACACATCTGTGTTTCGTTATGCATTGATTAATACTAAAGAAAGAGCATCAAAGATTAATATTAGACTATTAGTCAATAGTTGGTATTACTTACTTTACATTTACCGACTTTAGAGGTGACAAATCCTTGATGGAATTTGTGTTAATAGGAGTATGTTTTAACAACATCATGTGTGGTCTCCGAATGTGTAGTCTAGTCGTATGGATTGGGACGTTGAAGGAGTGTTAAAATGGAGGTTTAGGGCTTGATATCTGCTAATAACAAATTCTCCCCCCCCTAACTAATTAATCACTAACATTTGTCTATTATAAAATAGACTGAGGATGAATAATTTCAGGGTTTGGTTGTTTTTAGCTATGATAATTAAACACCATCTTTCTAACATGCatccatattttctttattgtagGTGCCTTCCAACAACTGCAGGAGTACGAGAAAAATCTATTCGCTTCAGCTGGCGGCCCTCTTCTGTCTCCTTTCTCACATGCAGCCGGGCCGTCTTCAATTAGCTTTGGCTTCCCAAAGACCAATGACCTAGCTCCACTTCCTGCCTTCAGCTGCGCCTCAACTCCTTCAATTTTTGCCCGAGCACCCCTCGACGTAGCTCCTACTGAGTTTACATTCGGGGCCAGCCAGAGTGTCACCGGAAATCCTTTCAATACAACAAATCCACCAAATCCTAATGTTACCGATATTCAAATGGATGGATCTTGATTTCGACTGGCACAACAATATCAGCGTGTGATTAAGCTACTTGACGATGGTTTTTGGCCTGTGGTAAAGTTTGTTATACAGGTACCAAGTTTGCCATGTTTCATGTCAAGGTGCAATAATCATAAGTGACTTTGTCAATTCTATACTTctttttcaaatcttcatttCATTGTGGTTATAGATTTGAGTTACAGTAAGTTTTAGTGACCTTGTGCCTCTGCCTCAGTAGACTGGCACTAAACCATATCCAGTTTTTACTTTTTTGTGACATGCAAAATTCTATCTAAAAAGTATACAAAATTAGACAATTTCTGTTTGCTTTTCTTATCATCGTTTTAAGCGTGTGTTTGGTTGTGCGGTGACTTTGAAATGATGCACGCAGGAATGTGTTTCAACTGTGTTTCAAAACACATGTTTGGTTTCGCGGTTAGAATTGGTTGTCTCTTGTCAAgagtttagaaaaaaaataaatgtgttttggtttgttaatataaaattgatctattcatCTTTTCTCCAACTTCAATTTGATTAAAAGAGAGATAAAATGAAGTTTATCTGCGAGTTACAAActttacattattaattttgtttttgaaaattacactaacttttaaattatagttgctttgcatttaaatataaatacttttacTTTAAAACCATCTGTAGccaaattaaatttgtaaaatcaattatattcaaattaatgTTCGTGAATGGAGTGTAAGAATTGGGTTGAAAAGTTTCATCGATGCAAAACTTATTTTGCTTATGTACATTAgacaaaattagtttttaaaagagGAAAGGAGTATCTTagtctttgaatttttttattaaatgtatgaAGCGTTGTTACTTTTGTTCGTCAAAAAGTATTATGATGTGTTTGTAATTTCAATacactataaataaaatatatattttatttttaattagttgagttatgaaaaattattattttcaactaaTTGACGAATAATATTGACTATGTTTAGATTGGAACACATGGTACAATATTACGAATATTTCAATGCTTTAcctttaatttttagtttgaacatgttataattttatgttgTCTTTCATGTCAATCCAATCTTAAATGAACTCGTTATTAATTTGGTTAACACTTACAAATTAAACACTACGTCCACttaaaaattagaatcaaattaGAGATATGTATTTACTAACTTAAAACAAACATGTGACCAAAATATTTCATGCATGCgtgaattattatatttataaaaaaattatttatgcgTGATTAAGTGTTAATTCAATAGAAaaatgatgatattattatgttGAACGCTATATATTAGATTTAAATTTGGATTAATTATAATGAACATCTTTTTTAAATGtatggtaaattttttaatgatcgAATATTTTTAACCGCACTGATTATTGTTTAAAGCAAAATAAACAACGTTTAAAGCAAAATAAACAACTAATGATAT
It contains:
- the LOC101507352 gene encoding protein-tyrosine-phosphatase IBR5, which encodes MRKRERENPCGVCGHYHKYEEGEVCSICGHRIAVGSEKTSIQVSAFPSVILPEFLYLGSYDNASRSELLKTQGISRILNTVPACQNLYKNSFTYHCLPDDKSFPFDEANQFLEQCEKDKERVLVHCMSGKSRSPAIVIGYLMKSRGWRLAQSFMWVKERRTSVELSEGAFQQLQEYEKNLFASAGGPLLSPFSHAAGPSSISFGFPKTNDLAPLPAFSCASTPSIFARAPLDVAPTEFTFGASQSVTGNPFNTTNPPNPNVTDIQMDGS